A DNA window from Rubrobacter calidifluminis contains the following coding sequences:
- a CDS encoding metal-dependent hydrolase produces MKVATHIVFGECCLFAASAVFDFHYEIPSVLAAAVCSVLPDADYPKSWLGHQLGSVSEDLYGAFGHRSFLHSLLALVLVTAALGSLLWWITGQPATMIAVGVGYGSHLFADMMTLGGVQLFWPSRLIAVFPGRDEYRVVSGGNSERVFVAVALIFALLFYPVSRVGFDGLIYRMGGSDQLYGEVTRVTDGDTIEVETQGRTTPVRLIGVDTPETVAPDQPIGCFGPQASDYTKQVLYERQINEEGEVVREGRLVRLEIPRIGDSEDAYGRTLAYVYIDANDDGSYERLFNEDLIELGLARTTTFAHTYRREFERAREEAEERGAGLWSACPEVDTP; encoded by the coding sequence GTGAAGGTCGCTACCCACATAGTCTTCGGCGAGTGCTGCCTGTTCGCCGCCTCCGCCGTCTTCGACTTCCACTACGAGATACCCTCGGTCTTGGCGGCTGCCGTCTGCTCCGTCCTGCCCGACGCCGACTACCCCAAGAGCTGGCTCGGCCACCAGCTCGGCAGCGTCTCAGAGGATCTGTATGGCGCCTTCGGGCACCGCTCCTTCCTACACAGCTTACTGGCTCTCGTGCTCGTCACGGCTGCTCTCGGCTCGCTTTTGTGGTGGATCACCGGCCAGCCTGCCACGATGATCGCCGTGGGGGTGGGCTATGGCTCTCACCTCTTCGCCGACATGATGACTTTAGGAGGAGTGCAGCTCTTCTGGCCCTCTCGTCTGATCGCCGTCTTCCCTGGTCGCGACGAGTACCGCGTCGTCAGCGGCGGTAACTCCGAGCGCGTGTTTGTCGCCGTTGCTCTCATCTTTGCGCTGCTCTTCTACCCTGTCTCGCGAGTAGGCTTCGACGGCCTGATCTACCGCATGGGTGGCTCCGACCAGCTCTACGGCGAGGTGACCAGAGTGACCGACGGCGACACCATAGAGGTAGAGACCCAGGGCCGCACTACTCCCGTGCGTCTCATAGGCGTGGACACCCCGGAGACCGTGGCGCCTGACCAGCCTATAGGTTGCTTTGGACCGCAGGCATCTGACTACACGAAGCAGGTCCTCTACGAGCGCCAGATCAACGAAGAAGGTGAGGTCGTGCGCGAAGGCCGTCTCGTGAGGCTGGAGATCCCGCGCATAGGAGATTCCGAGGACGCCTACGGCCGTACTCTTGCCTACGTCTACATCGATGCGAACGATGACGGCTCCTACGAGCGCCTCTTCAACGAAGACCTTATCGAACTCGGGCTCGCCCGCACCACGACTTTCGCCCACACCTACCGCCGCGAGTTCGAGCGAGCAAGGGAAGAGGCCGAGGAGAGGGGCGCGGGATTGTGGAGCGCCTGTCCCGAAGTGGACACTCCCTGA
- a CDS encoding ArsR/SmtB family transcription factor yields the protein MISSTAHPFPLSGVVAFAGSRHGSPFPVAPLVSAVLAAGGSVRVGCAPGVDAVVRSCCLLAVVVRASSFPGPPRARLAARTRVVVAGASALCVFPPAGGALGPGSSLTTRAILDFPLRRATLVVINQVNLIKRWFGLDECYSEIPRVRRGDLQLLPEGEASALAAYGKALGDPIRLQMVRLLEQREDLCTCEFEELLGLGQSKVSYHLKVLLKAGVVERELHGTWSHYSLRDPRLLERLGLLFSATHERNEALTA from the coding sequence ATGATTTCCTCCACCGCACACCCGTTCCCCCTATCCGGCGTCGTGGCCTTCGCGGGCTCCCGGCACGGCTCCCCGTTCCCGGTGGCGCCGCTTGTCTCTGCCGTCCTTGCCGCAGGTGGATCGGTGCGCGTGGGCTGCGCCCCCGGCGTTGACGCTGTCGTCCGCTCCTGTTGCCTCTTGGCCGTGGTGGTGCGCGCCTCGTCGTTTCCCGGCCCGCCGCGTGCCCGGCTCGCTGCCCGTACCCGGGTGGTCGTTGCCGGTGCCTCGGCTCTGTGCGTCTTTCCACCCGCCGGCGGCGCGCTCGGTCCCGGCTCCTCGCTGACGACGAGGGCGATCCTTGACTTTCCCCTGAGGAGAGCTACACTGGTCGTTATTAATCAAGTAAATTTGATAAAAAGGTGGTTCGGCTTGGACGAGTGCTACAGCGAGATACCCAGGGTGCGGCGGGGGGACCTGCAACTGCTCCCCGAGGGGGAGGCGTCGGCCCTGGCGGCCTACGGGAAGGCTCTCGGAGACCCGATCCGGCTGCAGATGGTCCGCCTTCTGGAGCAGCGAGAGGACCTCTGCACCTGCGAGTTCGAGGAGCTCCTGGGTCTCGGCCAATCGAAGGTCTCCTACCACCTGAAGGTCCTGCTCAAAGCGGGGGTCGTGGAGCGCGAGTTGCACGGCACCTGGAGCCACTACAGCCTGCGCGACCCGAGGCTCCTGGAGCGGCTCGGGTTGCTCTTCTCGGCGACGCACGAACGTAACGAGGCGTTGACCGCATAA
- a CDS encoding heavy metal translocating P-type ATPase, which translates to MKERFEEREVGPPVEDGNGGGDGRVAVYEVEGAGCLDCAGEVEEAIADLPGVEEADFNPVAGRLTVIGEADTEAIRRITKSEGWAVRPQGSRSPNGSVAAAAGAPPAGDTPAREEPRPWWRQTRQVLLALSASLLMLGLVFEWTGLADRLGGGELLARILFGASILVGIYAPARSAYASLKRKRITINTLLVVGSAGALWLGLWEEAASLVVIFSLGEVMEVYATDRARRNLKALMDLAPPSALVVRQGGMEETVPVEAVRTGDLIRIKPGTRIPLDGEVVEGGSAVDEAPITGESMPADKGRGDEVFAGTMNLNGVLTVRVTAASSETTLAQIIRTVEEARAHKSSYENFGERFGAVYTPAMFALAALVATIPPLLFAQPFEPWFYRALVVLVISCTCGLVLSVPTAALAAISNGARRGLIVKGGAYLEAAARVDTVALDKTGTLSTGQPELTDVVPAEGVVSREELLGLAAAVEAGSEHPIAAAVVRRAQKEGLAIPTSERFSALTGRGAVAEVEGERIFVGSPRLAAEEDIPTGELGAVADLESAGKTAIVVWKSRKILGVLGIQDPLREEAAEAVSLLKERGVKRVVMLTGDNRRTAEALARQAVIDEVHAELLPDDKIRVVRELQERGHRVAMVGDGINDGPALARADLGIAMGVRGTDVARETGDIVLMDDDLRRLAEALSLGRRATRTIRQNVFFSVSLVAVLVPTALLGLVGLVPAIAINEGSALVVIANGLRLLRPKPERGGK; encoded by the coding sequence TTGAAAGAGCGGTTCGAAGAGCGGGAGGTAGGGCCGCCCGTGGAGGATGGAAACGGCGGCGGTGACGGACGGGTGGCGGTCTACGAGGTCGAGGGCGCTGGTTGCCTGGACTGCGCCGGGGAGGTCGAGGAGGCCATAGCGGATCTTCCGGGTGTAGAGGAGGCCGACTTCAACCCGGTGGCCGGTAGGCTGACGGTGATCGGCGAGGCCGACACGGAGGCCATCCGGAGGATCACGAAGAGCGAAGGGTGGGCGGTCAGGCCGCAGGGCTCCCGGAGCCCGAACGGTTCTGTGGCTGCGGCCGCAGGGGCGCCACCGGCCGGGGATACGCCGGCAAGAGAGGAGCCCAGGCCCTGGTGGAGGCAGACCCGGCAGGTGCTTCTGGCTCTCTCGGCGTCGCTGCTCATGTTGGGCCTCGTCTTCGAGTGGACCGGCCTGGCCGACAGGCTCGGAGGTGGGGAGCTCCTGGCACGAATTCTGTTCGGCGCGTCCATCCTCGTCGGTATCTACGCGCCCGCGCGCAGCGCCTACGCTTCCCTCAAGCGCAAGAGGATCACGATCAACACGCTTCTGGTCGTGGGCAGCGCGGGGGCGCTGTGGCTGGGGCTGTGGGAAGAGGCGGCGAGCCTGGTGGTCATCTTCTCGCTCGGGGAGGTGATGGAGGTCTACGCCACCGACCGCGCCCGGCGCAACCTCAAGGCACTCATGGACCTGGCACCGCCTTCGGCACTCGTGGTGCGCCAGGGCGGAATGGAGGAGACCGTGCCCGTGGAGGCGGTGCGTACCGGAGACCTGATCCGGATCAAGCCCGGGACCAGGATCCCCCTGGACGGCGAGGTGGTCGAGGGCGGCTCCGCGGTGGACGAGGCGCCCATCACCGGCGAGTCCATGCCGGCGGACAAGGGGAGAGGCGACGAGGTCTTCGCCGGGACGATGAACCTGAATGGCGTCCTCACCGTGAGGGTCACGGCCGCCTCCTCGGAGACGACTTTGGCCCAGATCATCCGCACGGTGGAGGAGGCTCGCGCCCACAAGTCGAGCTACGAGAACTTCGGAGAGCGCTTCGGGGCCGTCTACACCCCCGCTATGTTCGCCCTGGCCGCGCTCGTGGCGACGATACCGCCGCTCCTCTTCGCCCAGCCTTTCGAGCCCTGGTTCTACCGGGCGTTGGTGGTGCTGGTGATCTCCTGCACCTGCGGGCTCGTGCTCTCGGTGCCGACGGCCGCGCTCGCCGCGATCAGCAACGGGGCTCGTCGCGGCCTGATCGTCAAGGGAGGAGCATACCTGGAGGCCGCCGCCCGCGTGGATACGGTGGCCCTCGACAAGACTGGGACCTTGAGCACCGGTCAACCCGAGCTCACCGACGTCGTCCCGGCGGAGGGTGTCGTCTCCCGCGAGGAACTGCTCGGGCTCGCCGCGGCGGTCGAGGCCGGTTCCGAGCACCCCATAGCCGCCGCCGTCGTGCGCCGGGCGCAAAAAGAAGGGCTCGCGATCCCGACCTCCGAGCGCTTCTCGGCCCTTACGGGACGCGGGGCCGTCGCCGAGGTGGAAGGCGAGCGCATCTTCGTCGGCAGCCCGCGCCTCGCTGCGGAGGAGGACATCCCCACAGGAGAACTCGGGGCCGTGGCGGACCTCGAGTCCGCAGGAAAAACCGCGATCGTTGTCTGGAAGAGCAGGAAGATCCTCGGCGTCTTGGGCATCCAGGACCCCTTGCGTGAGGAAGCCGCGGAGGCCGTCTCGCTGCTCAAGGAGCGGGGCGTAAAGCGCGTCGTCATGCTCACCGGCGACAACCGCCGGACCGCCGAGGCGCTCGCCCGGCAGGCGGTCATAGACGAGGTCCACGCCGAGCTTTTGCCCGACGACAAGATCCGGGTGGTCCGGGAGCTGCAGGAGCGGGGCCACCGGGTCGCGATGGTCGGCGACGGCATCAACGACGGTCCCGCCCTCGCCCGGGCCGACCTCGGGATCGCCATGGGAGTCCGCGGCACCGACGTGGCCCGCGAGACAGGCGACATCGTGCTGATGGACGACGACCTGAGGCGCCTGGCCGAGGCGCTCTCTTTGGGGCGCCGGGCGACGCGAACGATCCGCCAGAACGTCTTCTTCTCCGTGAGCCTCGTCGCGGTGCTGGTACCCACCGCGCTCCTCGGCCTGGTGGGCCTGGTGCCGGCCATCGCCATAAACGAGGGGAGCGCCCTCGTGGTGATCGCCAACGGCCTGAGGTTGCTCCGCCCGAAGCCGGAGAGGGGAGGGAAGTAA